A single Triticum dicoccoides isolate Atlit2015 ecotype Zavitan chromosome 2A, WEW_v2.0, whole genome shotgun sequence DNA region contains:
- the LOC119355104 gene encoding 60S ribosomal protein L5-1 isoform X1, translating to MVFVKNQKTRAYSKRFQVKFKRRRQGKTDYRARLRLTNQDKNKYNTPKYRFVVRFTNKDVTAQIVYATIAGDIVMAAAYSHELPRYGLEVGLTNYAAAYCTGLLLARRVLKCRDLDQEYEGNVEATGEDFSVEPADERRPFRALLDVGLIRTTTGNRVFGALKGALDGGLDIPHSDKRFAGFKKDEKQLDAEIHRKYIYGGHVADYMKSLADEEPEKYQSHFSEYIKKGIEADNMEALYKKVHAAIRADPTMAKSTKEPPKTHKSCRYNPKKLTYEQRKASLVERLNALNSSAGADVDEDDDE from the exons ATG GTGTTTGTGAAGAACCAGAAGACCAGGGCGTACTCCAAGCGGTTCCAAGTGAAGTTCAAGAGAAGGAGAC AGGGGAAGACCGATTACAGGGCCAGGCTCAGGCTCACTAACCAAGACAAGAACAAGTACAACACGCCCAAGTACCGGTTTGTTGTGCGATTT ACCAACAAAGATGTCACTGCCCAAATTGTGTATGCCACCATCGCTGGTGATATCGTGATGGCTGCTGCCTATTCCCATGAGCTTCCTCGGTATGGTCTTGAAGTTGGCCTTACCAACTATGCCGCAG CGTACTGCACTGGTCTGCTTTTGGCCCGTCGTGTGCTCAAGTGCCGTGATTTGGATCAGGAATATGAGGGCAATGTTGAG GCCACTGGGGAGGACTTCTCTGTTGAGCCGGCAGATGAGAGGAGGCCTTTCCGTGCGCTCTTGGATGTCGGCCTTATTAGGACTACTACTGGAAACCGTGTGTTTGGTGCCCTTAAG GGAGCTTTGGATGGTGGTCTTGATATTCCGCACAGTGACAAGAGATTTGCTGGCTTCAAGAAGGATGAGAAGCAGCTGGACGCTGAGATTCACCGCAAATACATCTATGGAGGCCATGTTGCTGACTACATGAAG TCACTGGCTGATGAGGAACCTGAGAAGTACCAATCTCACTTCAGTGAGTACATCAAGAAGGGGATTGAGGCTGATAACATGGAAGCACTGTACAAGAAGGTTCATGCTGCCATTCGTGCTGATCCTACCATGGCAAAGTCAACCAAGGAACCTCCAAAGACGCACAAGAG CTGCAGGTACAATCCCAAGAAGCTGACCTATGAGCAGAGGAAGGCCAGTCTCGTGGAGCGGCTCAACGCCCTCAACTCATCTGCTGGTGCTGATGTCGATGAGGACGACGACGAATGA
- the LOC119355104 gene encoding 60S ribosomal protein L5-1 isoform X2: protein MVFVKNQKTRAYSKRFQVKFKRRRQGKTDYRARLRLTNQDKNKYNTPKYRFVVRFTNKDVTAQIVYATIAGDIVMAAAYSHELPRYGLEVGLTNYAAAYCTGLLLARRVLKCRDLDQEYEGNVEATGEDFSVEPADERRPFRALLDVGLIRTTTGNRVFGALKGALDGGLDIPHSDKRFAGFKKDEKQLDAEIHRKYIYGGHVADYMKSLADEEPEKYQSHFSEYIKKGIEADNMEALYKKVHAAIRADPTMAKSTKEPPKTHKRYNPKKLTYEQRKASLVERLNALNSSAGADVDEDDDE from the exons ATG GTGTTTGTGAAGAACCAGAAGACCAGGGCGTACTCCAAGCGGTTCCAAGTGAAGTTCAAGAGAAGGAGAC AGGGGAAGACCGATTACAGGGCCAGGCTCAGGCTCACTAACCAAGACAAGAACAAGTACAACACGCCCAAGTACCGGTTTGTTGTGCGATTT ACCAACAAAGATGTCACTGCCCAAATTGTGTATGCCACCATCGCTGGTGATATCGTGATGGCTGCTGCCTATTCCCATGAGCTTCCTCGGTATGGTCTTGAAGTTGGCCTTACCAACTATGCCGCAG CGTACTGCACTGGTCTGCTTTTGGCCCGTCGTGTGCTCAAGTGCCGTGATTTGGATCAGGAATATGAGGGCAATGTTGAG GCCACTGGGGAGGACTTCTCTGTTGAGCCGGCAGATGAGAGGAGGCCTTTCCGTGCGCTCTTGGATGTCGGCCTTATTAGGACTACTACTGGAAACCGTGTGTTTGGTGCCCTTAAG GGAGCTTTGGATGGTGGTCTTGATATTCCGCACAGTGACAAGAGATTTGCTGGCTTCAAGAAGGATGAGAAGCAGCTGGACGCTGAGATTCACCGCAAATACATCTATGGAGGCCATGTTGCTGACTACATGAAG TCACTGGCTGATGAGGAACCTGAGAAGTACCAATCTCACTTCAGTGAGTACATCAAGAAGGGGATTGAGGCTGATAACATGGAAGCACTGTACAAGAAGGTTCATGCTGCCATTCGTGCTGATCCTACCATGGCAAAGTCAACCAAGGAACCTCCAAAGACGCACAAGAG GTACAATCCCAAGAAGCTGACCTATGAGCAGAGGAAGGCCAGTCTCGTGGAGCGGCTCAACGCCCTCAACTCATCTGCTGGTGCTGATGTCGATGAGGACGACGACGAATGA